The genomic segment AGCAGGAGAACGAGTAGCCATCTGCGACCAGTTGGAATCAAAGAAGACCGTCAGCCAAGGCTTCGACGCAAAGGCAATACTGAACAAAGCATACGCCACTGCCAAGGAAGTGTCCAAGCAAAGCGGTATGCAATATGAGCGAGTGATGGTTTTGCAAGATGCCAAATACGATTCCAAGGAAGACAAGATTGTCGTAAGCGGCATGAAAGGCGAAGTTGGAAACGAAAAGATGGCTGCCCTTTACAAAGCAAACGACATCTACAGAGCCGTTGTTGCAGCCACAGGTACAGAGAACCGTCTTGACCGTTCGGGCAGAAACAATCTCCTCCCAGAGGACGATGCCAAGCATGAGCAGCTGGTGAGAGAACTTGCAGCAGGAGTTATGATGGCTCGCCAGGGACTTCCAGCCATTCTCTCAAAGGAGAATGAGAAACTTATTCCTTATTGGGAACGAGAGATAAAGGAAAATCCAAAACTCTTGGGAATAGTAGAAAGAGATGTGAACAATGCTGTAGAGACCATCGACAACCTTGTGGCAAAGCGAAAGGTTGACTACGAGGCCATCCGTGGACAGCTTCCAGGAAAGACGATGGAGAATCCATCAAAATATTCCATCTCCCAAGACTTGGCCAAGCTGCCAAACATAGAGACCAAGGAAATAGTAGTGGTAAAAGACATCTTGCGAAAAGAAGCAGATGTCATTCTTCCTGCAGGAGCATCCTTGGAAGTGAACAACGAGGTTCCTGGCATGAGAAAGGACAGAATCACCATTGCCTTGAAGAAAGAAGGCATTGACGATGTGAGGTTCTATAATGCCGGTGGTTCACTTGGGTTGAATAAGCCAAACTCCTATTTCCAAGGGAAGGAAGTCACGCTCAACAACTTGAAGCAGTATGAGTTGGTTCTCCATCATACACTTGATGTAGAGAAACAAGCCGCCCCAAAGAAAGAAGTAATCATCAAGAACTTCCAAGCCATCAAGGATGACAACGGCAGATATGCCTTCTTCATCAAGCCAGAGAACGAGCCTTCTTTCTCTGTATATCCTGCCAAGGAGCACTTGAACACGTTCTACAACGTAATCAAGACGGACAAACAGGCAATAGTCCACAATGCCCTGGCACAAAGATATTACGAGATGGCCACCAAGCATCCTGACACCAAGCTAGACCTTATCACCCCTAAGAAGGTTGATGTGGATATGAAGCTCATAGAGCGTCCTTCCATCACATCGAGCGCACAGGATGCCAAGCAGAAGCTCATCTTTGCCACCATCAATGGGCAGCGTGTACAAGCTCCTATCAACAAGCAACAATGGCAAAAGATGTGGCTTGCCGAAGATATGGGAGCCTACAAGAGGGCTTTGGCCGCTGTCATCTTCGAGCCTATGCTGAAAAGAGGCATGGAAGGAGAGCAATCTCAACAGGCTGTTAGCGAATCAGAGAAAGTAGAGATTAAGGAAAAGCCCGCCCCTGAGAACAAGGTACAGGAAACTGTTACGGAAACTCACAGAACAGGCCTACATATGTAATACACGAGGGTGCATCCAAAGGTGCGCCCTCATAAAACTATCATAAATGGCATTAGACAAGCAAGCGTTTTACAACCAGTATGCCCAGGTAGCCATCGAGCAACAGAAGAGATATGGCATTCCAGCTTCCATCACCTTGGCACAGATGGGTTTGGAAAGCGGCTTTGGCACATCTACCCCTGCAAGAAGGAGCAACAACTTCTTCGGTGTAAAGGTTGGCAGCAGTTGGACTGGAGCCTACGACTATTACAGCGATGACCGTCCAAACGAGAAGTTCCGCAGATACAACAATGTGATGGAAAGCATCGAAGACCACTCCAAGGTCTTGATGAAATTCCGCTACAGCCACTGCCAGAACTATTCGCCCACCGATTATGTTTCTTGGGCAAACGGCATCAAGGCTGGCGGCTACGCCACAGATCCAGACTATGCTTCCAAGCTCATATCCGAGATTAACAAGTATGGGCTAGGAAAATATGACCAGATAGGCATTCAGCAAGCCCAAAGCCAAGGATTGGTAACAGGATATGCTAGAGGTCAGTCGTCAACGACCTCTGTTATAACCCTAACACCCTTGCAAGGCAATTGGGGTTTGCCTATTGATTTATCTGTCGTAAAACTCAGTTCTGAGTTTGGAGTACAGAGACCAGGGCATAAGCATGGAGGGCTGGACCTCTCCACGCAAGGGAAAAACTATCCTGTATATGCAACCGAAGACAATGGAAAGGTTGTTACCGTTGGCAAACAAGACAAGGGAGCAGGAAACTATGTAGTAATCGAGTATGACAGGCAAGATGGAACAAAAATCCAGACCACCTATATGCATCTCAATCAAATTGGCGTAAAACCAGGCGACATAGTAAATGCAAGGCATCAAATAGGAGTCTCAGGCAACACAGGCCGCTCTTCAGGGCCACACTTACATTTTGAGACAAAATACCTCAATGCCAATGGAAATTGGGAGAAGTTTGACCCTAAGCTATACCTTGCAGAAATGGAGGTTAGAAGTAATCAAGCGACAGCTTTGGATAAGAATGGAAACGATGCGTTAGCCGCTTACCGCAGCCAGATGCAGTTTGCAGGAGGCGAAGCCCCATCCTATCAGCAACAAGCGTCAGACCCGACACAAGCACTTCTGGCATCCATCACCAACAGTAACGACCCCACAAAATGGCTGTCATTGCTAATGAGCAACAACGGAGAAGACCTTTCTGGAAGAGACCCAATCTCTTCACTTATAGGAAGTCTGTTCTCTGCCGCCCTTACAGTAGCCATGCAGTTGAGAAGCAGCGAGGAGATAGAAGCTGAGGACGAAGCACAAAGTCAGCTTAAACAGCAATCGCCAGACGAGGGAAACAGCAATCTGGTAAAGATGACTCGTCAGGATGTAGAAAAGGCACAGGCAACGGCATCCATGCAGTTTGATGCGGAATCACCAGAACAACAGCAGCAACAAGGCCAACGCCTTGCATAAATAAAGAAATAATTATATACTTATATAAACATATAAAACAATAAAATATGATTAAGTGTAACGTAACAGCATGTGGAACCATCAGCAGTTCCGCAGAAGAGAAGCAGAGTAAGGATGGAGAGAAATTCATCTCCTTCAGCATGATAGTTCCTTTGCTGGGCAAGGATGGAACAGCAAAAGAAGTGTGGGTAACAGTATCAGCCCCAGGCAACAAAGATACCGTAGCCCCCTACTCTGCAGGTAGAAAGGTAACGGTAAGCGGAGTAATGTATATCAGAAAGCATGACGGTAACATTTATCTGAACCTTCGCACCGACTCCAACATCGAAGTAAACGAGTCCACCACCAATGACCGTTTGGAGGGAAGCATGGAGTTCCGAGGCAAGGTAAGCAAGAAAGGCATCAAGGAGCTGAAAGACAAGAAAGGCAAGGACTTTCAGTCGTTCGCAGCGTTCTCCTCTGACAAAGAAGGAGAGAACAGAGAGTTTACATGGGTAAGTTTTGTAAACTTCTCCCCTATCCGTGAGGATTACCTTGCTGCAGAGAAGTACGTGGAAGTTCATGGAGATTTGCAACTAGGCATCTTCAAAGGTGAGCTTCAGATAGAATGCAAGGTAAAGAGCATCGCAGCTTGGGACTTGAACAAAACTGCAGATGGAAATGGAACAGCGCAGTCATAGACTTCTCCACTTTATTTATATATTTGGAGTTTTGGCAGTAGGAGCCATTGGCATCCTACACATGATATTCCCAAAGAAATGACAATAACACAAACAGGAATAGTGGCATCATAAAAGATGGTTCTACCTCCTGTTTGTTTAAGACAAAACAAGCAATAATGGCAAAAGAAGAAAAGCAAAACATCATCAGCAATTTTCTGAGCGGATGGCAGAAGCTATTCGGTGGAGCAAAAGAACATACCACCCCAAAAGTGAAGCCTTTCCCAAAGAACCATTTCTACAGCCCAGAAGAGCTAGAGTATCTTTCACAAAACAAAGAGGGTTCCCTTATTGACCAATGGGCTGTTTCCATTGGCAAATGGGCATTTGAACAAGGAAAGGATAAATCATCCCCTACAAAGTTTGCCGCCGTCAAATGGCAAAATGGCTTGATGGCTACATGGATAGACGGAAAGCTCACACCTGACACAAAAGACAGACAGATTGGAAGATTATTACTTCTGAAGGAGCGAGGATATGAACTTCCAGAACGATACGAGAACATGGCGCAAGACTACGAGGCACAAAGCCTTGTAGGCAAATACTTTGTGTCCAATAATGACAAAAGCATCATTAAGATTGACTCCTATGACAGAGGAAAACTGATCTTTGATGCCCCAAGTCTTGTTCTGAAGAAATGGGAAGATGGTAGTCTTTCCTCAAACGAAGAAAAAGTTGCCTACGCTGATTTTCATAAGTCGCTGAATGAAAAATATACCATCATGGAAGAAGAGCGACAAAAGGAATTTCAAGAGAAACTTGCCAACTTCGAAGACGGCAAGGAGCTTTACAAAGGAATGCACAATCTTTTGCGCCAAACCTATCCCCCAACAATAGGTGGCAGTATTCCTATGGAATTACGCACAGCCCACCCTGTAGGTTTCTTCGATGGAAAAGTTATTCCAGTTTCATGGTCACTCACCAGTGAAAAGGATATTAAAGTTAGCGTTTACACCAACCACAGCAACGCTTTAAGTAGCATTACCATCAACGAGGACAACGCATACAAAGCAAAGAGTTTGCTCAACAGCATTGCACATGCAATAAATAACGAGAAGGTTAATGGTTTAACTCGTTCGCTAGTGAATGTTCTGGGCAACAAACTTGGTGAAGACAAAATCTTTGCCAAGGAGAACAACACACCTTTGCTTGAAGCTAG from the Segatella copri genome contains:
- a CDS encoding glucosaminidase domain-containing protein — translated: MALDKQAFYNQYAQVAIEQQKRYGIPASITLAQMGLESGFGTSTPARRSNNFFGVKVGSSWTGAYDYYSDDRPNEKFRRYNNVMESIEDHSKVLMKFRYSHCQNYSPTDYVSWANGIKAGGYATDPDYASKLISEINKYGLGKYDQIGIQQAQSQGLVTGYARGQSSTTSVITLTPLQGNWGLPIDLSVVKLSSEFGVQRPGHKHGGLDLSTQGKNYPVYATEDNGKVVTVGKQDKGAGNYVVIEYDRQDGTKIQTTYMHLNQIGVKPGDIVNARHQIGVSGNTGRSSGPHLHFETKYLNANGNWEKFDPKLYLAEMEVRSNQATALDKNGNDALAAYRSQMQFAGGEAPSYQQQASDPTQALLASITNSNDPTKWLSLLMSNNGEDLSGRDPISSLIGSLFSAALTVAMQLRSSEEIEAEDEAQSQLKQQSPDEGNSNLVKMTRQDVEKAQATASMQFDAESPEQQQQQGQRLA